One Nerophis lumbriciformis linkage group LG21, RoL_Nlum_v2.1, whole genome shotgun sequence DNA segment encodes these proteins:
- the LOC133621419 gene encoding progranulin-like isoform X1 codes for MSACSIADSTVQSQDAEGVTLHLVKCVVLIRHIQEVCCFARRREPGDAGRDKMLRFSVWLSFAALVSCKVPCPDRSVCSDHATCCQTEQGYSCCPYPKAVCCPDLANCCPPGFRCSLASQMCERGPESWNNPPLLARQAAVEPRVTPLRPVSHTSNLKKICQDLDSGVDCFPEVQRIWTGHGVKTAVTSVAEASGSRQELAVIRCDAKFYCPQGTSCCKGSSAGSWNCCPYPLGQCCVDGQHCCEYGNTCNVSPLSCTSPHTS; via the exons ATGTCTGCTTGCTCAATAGCTGACAGTACAGTACAGTCACAGGATGCAGAGGGTGTGACGTTACATTTGGTGAAGTGCGTCGTTTTGATCCGACACATACAAGAAGTGTGCTGTTTTGCTCGCCGGAGAGAACCTGGAGACGCGGGAAGAGACAAA ATGCTGCGGTTCAGCGTGTGGCTCTCATTTGCGGCCTTGGTCTCCTGTAAAGTTCCATGTCCTGACAGAAGCGTCTGCTCTGACCACGCCACCTGCTGCCAGACGGAGCAGGGGTACAGCTGCTGTCCTTACCCCAAA GCTGTGTGTTGCCCCGACTTGGCCAACTGCTGCCCCCCGGGGTTCCGGTGCAGCTTGGCCTCTCAGATGTGTGAGCGAGGCCCCGAGTCGTGGAACAACCCACCGTTGTTGGCGAGACAGGCTGCTGTGGAACCCCGAGTCACCCCACTTCGACCCGTGTCTCACACCAGTAACCTGAAAAAG atttgtcaggacttggactctggcgtggattgttttcccgaggtgcaaaggatttggaccggacacggcgtgaag ACGGCTGTAACGTCTGTGGCAGAGGCCAGTGGAAGCAGGCAGGAGCTGGCAGTCATTCGCTGTGATGCCAAGTTCTACTGCCCGCAGGGCACATCTTGCTGCAAAGGATCATCTGCCGGCTCTTGGAATTGCTGTCCCTACCCACTG GGCCAGTGCTGTGTGGACGGTCAGCACTGCTGTGAATATGGAAACACTTGCAACGTCTCCCCTTTGTCGTGCACTAGCCCACACACCTCATGA
- the LOC133621419 gene encoding progranulin-like isoform X2 — translation MSACSIADSTVQSQDAEGVTLHLVKCVVLIRHIQEVCCFARRREPGDAGRDKMLRFSVWLSFAALVSCKVPCPDRSVCSDHATCCQTEQGYSCCPYPKAVCCPDLANCCPPGFRCSLASQMCERGPESWNNPPLLARQAAVEPRVTPLRPVSHTSNLKKTAVTSVAEASGSRQELAVIRCDAKFYCPQGTSCCKGSSAGSWNCCPYPLGQCCVDGQHCCEYGNTCNVSPLSCTSPHTS, via the exons ATGTCTGCTTGCTCAATAGCTGACAGTACAGTACAGTCACAGGATGCAGAGGGTGTGACGTTACATTTGGTGAAGTGCGTCGTTTTGATCCGACACATACAAGAAGTGTGCTGTTTTGCTCGCCGGAGAGAACCTGGAGACGCGGGAAGAGACAAA ATGCTGCGGTTCAGCGTGTGGCTCTCATTTGCGGCCTTGGTCTCCTGTAAAGTTCCATGTCCTGACAGAAGCGTCTGCTCTGACCACGCCACCTGCTGCCAGACGGAGCAGGGGTACAGCTGCTGTCCTTACCCCAAA GCTGTGTGTTGCCCCGACTTGGCCAACTGCTGCCCCCCGGGGTTCCGGTGCAGCTTGGCCTCTCAGATGTGTGAGCGAGGCCCCGAGTCGTGGAACAACCCACCGTTGTTGGCGAGACAGGCTGCTGTGGAACCCCGAGTCACCCCACTTCGACCCGTGTCTCACACCAGTAACCTGAAAAAG ACGGCTGTAACGTCTGTGGCAGAGGCCAGTGGAAGCAGGCAGGAGCTGGCAGTCATTCGCTGTGATGCCAAGTTCTACTGCCCGCAGGGCACATCTTGCTGCAAAGGATCATCTGCCGGCTCTTGGAATTGCTGTCCCTACCCACTG GGCCAGTGCTGTGTGGACGGTCAGCACTGCTGTGAATATGGAAACACTTGCAACGTCTCCCCTTTGTCGTGCACTAGCCCACACACCTCATGA